One region of Oryza sativa Japonica Group chromosome 5, ASM3414082v1 genomic DNA includes:
- the LOC4338347 gene encoding uncharacterized protein: MIPPLASLPKNFSISLAHINHLPHEANEQKSHFIIIHTNPLGFFRVPGFSFLLLSPPLDPSSSSPRSSALAVARRRPPTMEAAGVEVNGGGGGDVVVVVPQQHEVAAKQAAAAAAAKGKSVESKGVRVVGGRIYDPENGKTCHQCRQKTMDFAASCHKIKKNNKQCTIQYCRKCLFNRYGQEAEKVANDGTWTCPKCKDICNCSFCMKKKGLPPTGILAHAAKASGCASVHHLLKKGKEAVAAAQRSTQKVRSTPVKKSPKRAIQPDAAADEPLAEGDENVCIDFNAAPVKKQKRSRKVGNGVALTKDESPDAPKEQVVLPKGTPVTSVAGAEWEPEDVGLALQFFEFCRTFAEIFQVRKGQPERILRDIAGGRGLRVVSSVIADFHITLLSIIQEGRGIKPITYSRDNDAWIVDTGKCISESIFVPEGLPLDSLSQGVSGYKNLSPSCKLSVLNFLCDESLSTEKLRSCILSETKNPSREKAHSAKEKEEPKEETIKNTDEAVLLKTEGAAVAIEEDKNGISQQKDVKEVKNADTNEKKHGGFLRTNPFMVDKKVIYWKLDDYCNNTTMMLQEVDADDLMGNKDKWFMLNEDEKKIVENYLSTRPKRRGRKAAQ; encoded by the exons ATGATCCCCCCCCTCGCCTCGCTGCCCAAAAATTTTTCAATCTCTCTCGCCCACATTAATCACCTTCCTCACGAGGCCAACGAGCAGAAATCCCATTTCATCATCATTCATACCAATCCTCTCGGTTTCTTCCGCGTCCCCGGATTCagtttcctcctcctctccccccctctcgatccctcctcctcttcccctcgttccagcgcgctcgccgtcgcccgccgccgtccgccgaccATGGAAGCAGCTGGAGTGGAGGTgaacggaggaggaggaggcgacgtcgtggtggtggtgccgcAGCAGCATGAGGTGGCGGcgaagcaggcggcggcggcggcggcggcgaaggggaagtCCGTCGAATCCAAGGGGgtccgcgtcgtcggcggccggATCTATGATCCGGAGAACGGCAAGACCTGCCACCAG TGCCGTCAGAAGACGATGGACTTCGCCGCGTCATGCCACAAGATCAAGAAGAACAACAAGCAGTGCACGATCCAGTACTGCCGCAAGTGTCTCTTTAACAG GTACGGCCAGGAAGCCGAGAAGGTGGCCAATGACGGCACCTGGACTTGCCCCAAGTGCAAGGATATCTGCAATTGCAGCTTCTGCAT GAAGAAGAAGGGGCTGCCGCCCACCGGAATACTTGCCCATGCTGCTAAGGCTTCAGGTTGTGCTTCGGTCCATCATTTACTGAAAAAGGGGAAAGAAGCGGTGGCTGCCGCGCAGAGGAGCACCCAGAAAGTGAGATCTACACCTGTGAAG AAGAGCCCAAAGAGGGCCATACAGCcagatgctgctgctgatgaaCCTTTGGCTGAAGGGGATGAGAATGTATGCATTGATTTCAATGCTGCTCCAGTGAAGAAGCAGAAGAGAAGCAGGAAGGTGGGTAATGGTGTGGCTCTGACGAAGGATGAAAGCCCTGATGCTCCCAAGGAACAAGTTGTTCTGCCCAAGGGCACTCCAGTCACTAGTGTTGCCGGTGCAGAGTGGGAGCCTGAAGATGTTGGTCTTGCACTTCAGTTCTTCGAATTCTGCCGCACATTTGCTGAG ATTTTCCAAGTACGCAAGGGTCAACCAGAAAGAATCCTTCGGGACATAGCTGGAGGTCGTGGACTTCGAGTGGTGTCCTCAGTCATCGCTGACTTCCACATAACTTTGTTATCCATCATCCAAGAAGGCCGAGGAATCAA GCCTATCACATATTCAAGAGATAATGATGCATGGATTGTTGATACTGGAAAATGCATAAGCGAGTCAATCTTTGTCCCAGAGGGACTTCCCCTTGACTCCCTAAGTCAGGGGGTATCGGGATATAAAAATCTGAGCCCTTCTTGTAAGCTCAGTGTTCTGAACTTTTTGTGTGATGAAAGTCTTTCTACTGA GAAGTTGAGGAGCTGCATATTATCTGAAACAAAAAACCCCTCCAGAGAAAAAGCTCATTCTGCAAAAGAGAAG GAGGAGCCAAAAGAAGAAACTATAAAGAACACAGATGAAGCAGTGCTTTTGAAAACTGAAGGAGCAGCTGTTGCTATTGAGGAAGATAAGAATGGCATTTCTCAACAAAAGGATGTGAAAGAAGTAAAGAATGCAGACACAAATG AAAAGAAGCATGGAGGTTTCCTTAGGACTAATCCTTTCATGGTAGACAAAAAGGTAATCTATTGGAAGCTGGATGACTATTGTAATAACACAACAATGATGCTCCAAG AGGTTGATGCTGATGATTTAATGGGGAACAAAGACAAGTGGTTTATGCTTAATGAAGATgaaaagaaaatagttgaaaactATTTATCCACAAG GCCTAAACGCAGGGGGAGAAAAGCTGCACAATAG